cggtagtgcatcaagatcgtcaccacgccgtcgtgctgacggaactcttccccgacactttgctggatcagagtctggggatcgtcatcgagctgaacgtgtgctagaactcggaggtgtcgtagtttcggtgcttgatcggtcgggccgtggagacgtacgactacatcaaccaaacgcttccgttgtcgatctagaaggtacgtagatcatactctcccctctcgttgctatgcatcaccatgatcttgcgtgagcataggaaaattttgaaattactacgaaacccaacagggttCCCGGCCAGATCCGGTGGTAAAATTCCTCTCTGACCACTCCACCATGATGGGGAGATCCAAGCCAAGTTTGGATGAAGCGGAGGTGTCTGATCTGCTGGCCATGAAGGACGATTTTGCGCAGCAGCGTGAAGAAACGGCAGAGCTGCGAGGCAAGATGGAGGATTTGCGCAAGGAGGTGCACTCCATCAACACCAAGCAGGACACGATGGTTTCAGTTGTGAGCGTAGTTCAGAAAGCAGTATCGTCTCTCAATTTACAACTCGGGGCCATGGCTGATGTGCTGAAGACCCTTAGTACACCTGAGGCGTCCACTTCTGCACCACAAGGGTCAGTAATTCCTGAGCAAGCAATTGTTCCACCAGAGAGCAAAGAAGCAGCGGGGGAAGCAGACAGAACACTCACTGACGAACTGCGGAAGCGACTAGCTATGGAACAAGAGAAAACCAGACAGTTGGCCTCACAAGTCCCTCCTCACTTAGCCCCAATCCAGGTTCCCAGACCTTCTGTTCCTCCAGGTTTTGGAGCTAGCAATGCGGTGGATATTCACTCGGGCAACGCTACACCAACAGCTGCATACAAGACAACACGTACCCCAGGGTTCCACAGTTTTCAACCTCCAGCTGTTCGCCAGGGCTGGGAAGAATTTCCGAAACAATATGAACAGGAAATGCGAACACAATTCCTTAAAAGCATCACCAAGGGCCCCAGAATGGATTTCCCTTGTTTTGATGGCGACAACCCAGCAGGATGGATCCGTCAATGTGATAAGTATTTCCAAATGGCAGGTGCACCGGCTGAATATAAAGTCAGTTTAGCACAGTTATATGTAGTGGGAAAGGCTGATGTTTGGTTGCGTTGTTCGGGTATTGTCAAGAAACAATTGAATTGGAGCCAGTTCTGTGAAGAAGTGCTCCACAGATTCTCTTCGGCCAATTCTTACGAACTGACAGAGAAATTCAACACCTTGAAACAAAATACACTGTCAGTTTCTGATTACACTGATCAGTTCGAGGAGTTGATGGCAGAAGTGCAAGCGGAAAATCCTATTATGGACAAAAATTGGTTTGTCCGCTGTTATGTCAATGGCCTTCGAGCCCATCTCAAGTATCAGCTGCGCCCACTTAAACCAACTTCACTCACTGAGGCCTATTGGTTAGCTGTTGACCTGGAAAAGGGAGCTTCTGAAAAGAAATCTTACACGGCGGGTTATAACACTACTAAAAACTCTGCTAGTTATCACAAACCTGAAAAACCTACCGATCCTAAACCAACTACTATAAATCAAAGAGCTCGGGAGCCTGGCAAGTGCTGGCGTTGTAGAGATACCTGGTTCCATGGTCACAAGGGCAAATTAGCACCAGTTCTGAATGTGTTAACAGGCGAGGACCCTAatgaacaaacacaagaacaacagGAACTGGATGAACAGGAAAATTCTGAACAACCACAAACTGAAGAACAATGCATGACCATCTCTGCTCAAGCCATGCGTTCTGACAACAGTAACACAATCTCCATATTGGTCAGTATTGGAGGCAAACAGGGAATTGCTCTAGTGGACTCTGGCAGTAATTCCACGTTCATCAGTCTTCAGTTTGCACTACAAACTTCCTGCACCATCCTCAAGGATGCAACAAGGGCAGTAACAGTAGCAGGAGGAGGCACTTTGTGGTCAGGATCTTATGTACCAACAACCACATTCACAGCTGGCCATACACAATTCCAACAGCAGTTTAGAGTACTGGATCTGCCTGGACACGATATAGTACTTGGTAGCGATTGGATGGAAACCCACAGCCCTGTAGCATTTCACTATAATCCCAGGCAAATCACTGTCATGAAGGACAAACAGACACCAGTCACAATTAAAGCTTGTGACATGTTATCTGATGCCACTCTCATTGATGCCGTAGAAGTTAATAAACTCATGACTGCTGGAGCTCCTGGATTTGTTCTGAATCTCATCAGAGACACAACTATGAAAATACCACCTAAACAGGAAATACCACAACCTGTTGAGGAGGTACTGCAACAATTTCCTATAGTTTTTTAGGAGCCAAAAGGATTGCCCCCAAAGAGAGCCCATGACCATAAAATACCTCTCAAAGAACAATCTGTCCCACCCAATTCTAGACCATACAGAGTCCCACACATGCAGAGGAATGAACTGGAAAGGCAGGTTGATGCCATGCTCAGATACAAGATCATTAGAGCTAGTGAGAGCCCCTATTCCTCCCCAGCAATATTGGTCATGAAAAAGGATGGAACGTGGAGATTATGTATTGACTACAGAAAACTTAACTCAACTACCATCAAAAACAAGTTTCCAATCCCAGTAATTGAGGATTTACTAGATGAGCTTCATGGAGCAACTTACTTCACCAAATTAGACCTCAGATTTGGTTATCATCAAGTGagaatggatgaaaatgacataccaAAAACTGCTTTCAGGACCTATTTTGGACATTATGAGTTCCTTGTTATGCCCTTTGGTCTAGCAAATACACCTGGCACATTCCAAGCACTTATGAACAGCATCTTTGGACCTTATCTCAGGAAGTGTGTGCTTGTCTTCTTTGATGATATCCTCATCTTCAGTAAATCCTTGTCTGAGCACATAGCTCACTTGCAGATTGTCCTTCGGTAGCTCCAAGAACACCAGCTCTTTGCAAAACTTTCCAAATGTGTCTTTGCTGTCCAGCAGGTGGAATATTTTGGGCATGTAATTAATGGTGAAGGAGTTTCCACAGACCCTAGCAAAGTAGCTACTGTAGCCGAATGGCCAGTACCCACTACTCCCACTCAACTAAGAGGTTTTCTAGGATTATGTGGTTACTACAGAAGGTTTGTGAAGAACTTTAGAATTATAGCCAGGCCATTGCATGATATTCTCAAGACAGACAACTTTCAACGGACCACAGCCCAAACACAAGCTTTCCAAGCTCTTAAACAAGCCATGATTACAGCTCCTGTACTGGCCTTGCCCAACTTTTCTGAGCCATTTGTTCTGGAAACAGATGCATCAGGAGCAGGTATTGGAGCAGTCATGATGCGAAGTGGAAGACCCTTAGCTTATTACAGCTCAAGTTTATGCCTAAGAAATGCTGCTCTTTCAACTTATGAGAAAGAAGCCCTTGCTATCATTGCAGCCTTGAAGAGGTGGAGACACTATTTTTTGGGCAATGACCTGATAATTAGAACAGACCACCAGAGTCTGCAATTTATGACTGACCAAAAGATCTCTACAAGCATCCAACACAAGTTGATGTTGAAGTTGTTGGAACTGAATTTCACATTGCAGTACAAGAAAGGGAAAGAAAATATTGCTACTGATGCACTTTCCAGAAAACACTCTGTAATGGCAATTTCCCTGGCAACTCCACAGTGGATCTCTGCAGTGGAAAGCTCTTACTGCAATGATGCTGCTTGCAAATCCCTGCTGGAAAAATTGCTCCTATCTCCTAACCATGCTGTGGACCAAAACACCTTACACTCGGGCATCATCAGGCACAAGGGCAGAATATATGTGGGAAAGGATGTGGACTTGAGAAAGAAGCTCCTAACTGCATTACATGCATCTGCTTTGGGAGGTCACTCGGGCATGAAAGCCACATACCAACGGATCAAACAGATCTTCTACTGGCATGGTCTGAAACAGGAAGTGGATCGTTTTGTTTCTGAGTGTCCTGTCTGTCAGAAGAATAAAGGTGAGAACTGCCCATACCCTGGTTACTTGGATCCATTACAATTACCTGATATGGTTTGGACACACTTGAGCATGGACTTCATCGAAGGGCTACCAAAATCAAATGGGAAAGATGTCATATTTGTGGTGGTCGACAGGTTATCTAAGTTTGCCCACTTCATTCCTTTATCCCACCCTTATACAGTACAAACTGTAGCTCAAGCATTCATCGATAATGTCATCAAGCTACATGGCCCTCCCTTGGCAATTGTGTCTGACAAAGACGCTATCTTCACGAGCAGATTGTGGCAAGATATATTCAAGGGCATGGGCTGTGACCTCCGCTACAACACTGCTTACCATCCGGAATCTGATGGTCAGACAGAACGAGTTAACCAGTGCATCGAGAACTACTTGCGTTGCTTGACATCCACACAACCAAAAAAATGGGCAAATCAACTCTCCATGGCAGAGTACTGGTACAACACTTCCTACCACTCCTCCCTCAAGAAGACACCGTTTGAAGCAGCCTATGGATTCCCTCCCCCTAATATTGGAGAAAACATTCTCCCTGACCAGCTGCACGGCGATGCACAACAGTTCTTTCAGGACAGAGATGCTTTGCTACTGCACTTAAAATCCAACTTGGCAGCAGCTCAGGCATGAATGAAAAATTCGCTAATCGCAAACGTACAGAGAGAATTCTGGAAGTTGGGGACATGGTGTACTTGAAAATGCAACCGTACCGCCTCAATGCTTTTGGTCTGCGTACACATATTAAACTTCAGAGCAAGTACTATGGACCTTTCCAGATCATCAAGAAAGTGGGCCGCGTCGCGTACCAACTGCTCTTGCCTGACGCTACCAACATACACCCGGTCTTCCATGTTAGCCAGTTGAAGAAACATGTCGGCCCTAAAGCTGTTCTGTGTGCAGACCTTCTCCTGGTTCGATTAGATGGGATGATTCAGACTGAACCGGTTCTCGTTCTGGAAACCCGTCAGGTACCCCGCAactagtcctggccatctcaggcccggccctaaaatccagggcctaggcccgatgggcttgtccgtgggccgggcttgggcctgagttttgagcccaccagcagggcctggacgggcttgggcttggcatattagcattttaaggaagaggcccggcccacggccctaagccctaagggcttttcaaGGCTTTTTACgagatgggccgggcttgggcttgaaaagtaggcccgatggtagggcctgggagggcctgggcctcagttttctgccATGGGCTCTTTTAGGCCCGGCCCAAGCCCGGTCCGGCCCGGCCTATGGCCAGATATACCCGCAACAACCTGCATGTGGTTCGGTGGCTTGTACAATGGGCAAACCTTCCTCCTGATGAAGCTTTGTGGGAAGACGCGTCATTCATGAAGAAAACGTTCCCTACATTCTTCAAGAGCACCATCGACATGTGGTTCAACCGAACAACTCCTTGAGGACAAGTTCGTTTTCACCCGGGGGTATTGTCAGGCCCAAGTGTCAAGGAGCAGTTTATTATCTTCAGTTATCGGACGGCTCTGGTGCAAAACGGTTCGGCGCATCGTACGGCTCACAGGGCTCGCCTACTCCACCAACCGTTACCATCTACTGTACCGTTTCATTTGTCGTTATTGTTCGGTCTCATCCATTTGCCAGCTGCAGCTATAAAGCTAGCCGCTGCCTTCTGTAATCGCTATCGAATTATGCTGAGAATATCTCTATGATACAATCATACATCTTATATCAATACAAACACTAGTTCTCGCTCCTACTTTCCCCTTTTTTCTCGCACGAGATCTGAGATTACTCTGTTCGATCCGCCCCAATTCCCGTGCGGGGTGTGACAATTTTTTCCTAATCTAATCTCTCTCAGAAAACATCTTCATGGATGTGCCAAACCTAGGGGGGCCTTCCCCACCAAAGCACCCACCTATTCTGGAGCCACCTGGGCCTGGCCCACCTCCTCCGTTGCCGCCACGGCTGTGCCAGCCACCTTGAGGGTGCCTCGGCTTCTGCAACATTGCAGGACATGTGCGACCTACCGCGGAAGAGAATAGAACATGCGCTCAGGCATTTCCCAGTGCTCGacggtgtacaggtgctaaggGTGCCATATAGGTAAAAATATGATGTGGCAAAGCATTTAAAGAGGAGAGTGAACATTATGGTGACCCTAATAAGGGCATCTTCAATAATTTGTATGTTAGCTTGTTGGTAaaatatgccatgtcatcaaccaacaccttAACATACAACAACTCCAATGAGTTGTATTTAGTTTGCCCAATAGGATGTGAGATAATAAATGGGGTGCTCTCTCATTCTACATTGGAGCTTGTGCAATGTgtgttggttcatgtacatacaaccttcctctctttcctcatttattgtatgacacatcatcaaaaatcctatgtggcaaagtctaccaacaactatcttacaaccattggagatgccctaagaaccaatgctaagcacgtggacctagacaaaaagactaccaaccaatacatgaaggagttttattattaaacaattaaataaatgaggCTTAGCTACAAAAGCTAAGCACCGATGCATTAGAGACATTAGTTGCTAAgcatttttttttgcgagaaaattttcaatctattcatcttccatcacggcagtacaacgaacactagaaataataaaaattacatccagattcatagaccacctagcgacgactacaatcactgaaacgagccgaaggcgcgccgccgtcatcacccctcccttgccggagttgggcacaacttgttgtagtagacagtcgggaagtcgtcgtgctaaggccccgtaggaccagcgcaccagaacagcaaccgccgctgatgaagaataacgtagatcgaaaggatccaacctgaagacacacgaataTAGACGAACCacaaccagatccgagcaaatccaccgaggatagatccgccggagacacacctccacacgcccaccaacgatgctagacgcaccatcggaacggggactaggcggggagacctttattccatcttcagggagccgccaccgtctcgtcttcctgagtaggacacaaactctAACAAATTTTAAAGGAACGACTaacaacggagccctcccgccggcccttgccaagATCCACCATGCCCCCATGGcactagggccaccggagacgaggcggacctgcgccggAGTCGACGAGAGGCACGAACCCTAGCTTTTcttggaggaggaggcggcagttgctaagcattttaatgcacttagcaccccactttagcaccaatgcattggaagaGGTCTCAAAGCCTGGATCCATCGCGAAAGGGGCTCTTACCCATCACTAGTGTTAAGCATCCACCTATAAGTATTTTCTAGCAGTGGATCGATGTGGTCCAAAATCGAGCGCGCTTCCTAGGCGTGCGCGTTAGCCACGCCCCTGTCATGCATGATTTATATATATGATGTCATTTTTCTTATTTGTTTACTAGCTGTTATACATGAAAATATTTTTGAGATGTGGTAGTTTATATTAATTTTTCTgtcattttttcatttttcatgTAGTGGGCTGCAAGGCCTGGTAAGGCTGCGTTCGGTCCGGAGGAAAACTCAAAGGAATCTGATCCTGTGCTATTTTCTACCTTTGGTGCGTTCGGAGTGAAGGAAAAATGAGCAGTAAAACTTTGGAATGTCTCGATTCCTGTGTGATTCCTACAGATTTCACGGGAAAAGAAACATCCAGTCAGACCTCTTGTTTATCGCGGTTGGCCGAGGCAACACACTGGTTCTGACGTCTAATCCAATAAAATATTCATTATATGGCATGGAGTGTGAGAGAGTCAAGTCTGCAGCCAAATAAAAAACACCCAAGGTACGGGTCACAACTGAGGTGATGTGCAGCTTCTTTTGATCACCGCCGAACGGTTCACTCCTGACTATTTCTCTGTTTAAAATTCCTCAGTTTCATATGTGCTTGTTTTCCCTATTCCTTTACATTTTTTTGTTCCCATGTTTTCTGATCCTGCAAACCGAACAGAGCCTAAAGCTGGGCTGGGTCGTAGGGTCGTAGTGGGGTCGCTCTGGCTTTCCTCCTGGCGAAACAATCGCTGGAGCTGCGCGAGCCCCCGTCCTAATCGCTATCTGCAACCGCCGCCCGCCTCCCCGCACCCCGTGGTAATCGCGATCTGCCACCGCCTCCCCGCCTCCAGTGGTAATCGCGATCTGCCACCGCCTCCCCGCCTCCCGTGGTAATCGCGATCTGCCACCGCCTCCCGTCCTAATGGCTGGGGAGAAAGCTGGTaccggcgcctcctcctcctctcgtcCTCGGAGGAGTTCGGTAAGCATCTCTCGTCGCTGATCTGCAGACCTTCGAGTCCTATCGTTTGTTGTATGCAGACGCAGAGCGTGATCTCATCATTTGTGAACGTTTCAGAGAAACGCCGCCGACGGGAAGCAGATTGCTCCCCGAGTCGCCGCCGACGGGAAGAAGACTGCTATCCGAGTCGCCGGCGACGGGAAGCAGAGTCCTCTccgagtcgccgccgcctccgacggGAAGCGGATGGTTATGGGCGTCTCTGTCGACGCCGCTTCCACCACTTTGCACCCTATTGATCTACGATCCGACGTCGCCCCTGCTGAGGGGCGTACTGAAGTGGTACTCAAATACATTAGGGATTATGGTTTAACGCCATGGTCACATGTTGGATTCGTTACAGTTTTCATTAGGGTTATGCAATTCGTGTCCTCTTTCCTGATACTTTTAAGTTTATCTTTCAGGCCAAGTTTGTTCACAACTTCTACTGTGCCCTAAACTTTAATCTGTTAGGATTGTATCGTTTCTATGCCGACGATGCTGAGTTTGTCTGGAATTTCAATGGCCGTCGACTTAATCTGAAAACTGCAAAGGTTACTGCCTTAACAAAATGTAGTGTAATATCCTGACTGGTATTTTTTTGTGTGGTAACATCGTTATTATTTTTGAACAGGAAATTAGGAGTTATCTGTATAGGGCATCAACCAAAATGAAATTCCATGCATCACATTTTGATTTATTATCGATTCCTGGGCAAAGTTCTGTAATGCTGACCGTTTATGGAACAATCAAATCGGCTGATAACAAGCCTAGGAGCTTTGTGGAAACTTTTGTGCTTGATATTCCTGGACGTCTTATATTGAGGGATTCCTTGGTTGTGCAAGAAAATGGTAACATTCTTTTTCTGTTTAATATAAAACCCCACTCCTTCTCATGGTTTGATCCGTGATGCTTTTGTTCAACAGCTCTAGAAGTACCAGAAGTGAGTAGTCCCAAGAAGTTCCAAGACCATACTGCAAGTATCATGTCTACTAACGATGTAAGTGGTTATGTAATTGCACGTTTATCTTAATAAATTGTTTTGTATGTTCTATTAAGTTGTTTGTTTTAATATAGTCCCTTACATTGGTAAATTGTATATTGTGTCTGCTGCTATTGCAGTCACAGAATCACTGTGGAATTTGCAATAAGAAATGGTATCCCCTAGAGAAAGACTGGGTAAGCCTAGAATCTGCTATAGTGATGTTATAGATTTATTATGCTGTTGCTTATTGTTGGCATTGCCATAATGTTTTTCTTGTTAGGTCTGTTGTGACCGTTGTCAAATGTGGCTCCATGTTGAGTGTGACCCTAATTGCAGTCGTGACATGGAGGTTCTTTTGCTCTTCTTAATATCATAATATATATGTGTGCAGTGCTCCTAATTGGACATGTTCGCTAACTGTAGATTGTTTTGTAGAAGGTAGAAAAGTCAGAGTATTTCTGCCCTGGCTGTACGTCTGAATGCAAAGATGTATTGACACTTAGGTGAGTTACTGATTTCTTCCCATCTGAATGTTCATTGATTcttatattatactccctccgtcctaaaataagcgtcttgagacacttattttgttcAAATTTGTActtgagctagtacaaagttgagacacttattttgggacggagggagtaaatgccAGCTTCTAACATTCCTAATAATATATTTGCCAGCACTTTGAAGCAAAAATCACCTGAACCCATAATTGTGTCGTGTGCTGGAAAGGAAGGAGTCTATAAACCAATAGAAAAAATGTAAGTATTTGGCTTATTGTGTACCGAATCATCAGATTACATGTTTCTTTATATTTGCTTAATTATGAATACTCTATCTGAATTTAATATTTTTTACTCCCTCTGTCACagtttagaaggcacagttaaatttgcgtgcgtttccataatagacaaggtttagggcgcattgcatttatttatagtagctaattagtactccgatatactatttctatatgcatgcgtagtgtgaatgctatttttgagcccatctcacaaccaatagataactacctaggtcccagagaatttccaagcgcgccttctaaaccgtgacggagggagtattttgatTAACCAAAAAATTGTATGTGCAATTGGTTCTTTAATCTTCACTTGGTTCATAAGCAAGTTACTTTTAGGTCGGTTCTTAGTTGGTACTGTAGCAACCACCCATTAAGGATCAGTTCCTTTTGTGATCGGATATTCTTACGATGCTTACAAACCACACACCAGAAGCAATAAGGACCAATGCACCATTTTTGCTGGCAGGATCGAATGTCGATGCAAAATTTGCTTGAAAAATCTAACTCCAGTCGTGATGTCTACGAATGTATGGGAGAAACATACTGGGTGCCGCCAAAAGAATTGGAAGAAGAGTATTAAGCTCAAGGGCACTGAGAAGCCTCTCTTTAAACTTGTAAGCCATCAGCATCTTTATCATCTTGGATGTTTGTGTGCACTAATGTGCAGACATGCAAAACTGATTACATCTTTATTTTGTCGTTTCTGTAGCTTGAAGAGATACCTGAAGGAACTGGCATATCTTCTATTGCAAGTGAAATTCAGCAGGTTTCTTCTGTTGATACATCTGACCAGCCAGCTGCTGAAACATCTGACCAGCCAGCTGCTGAAACATCCTACCAGAAAGCTGCTGAAACATCTGAGCTAGCTGCTGTTACATCTGATCAGACATCTGCAAGCCTCTCTTATGTGATGTCGGGAAACAAGGTATTATCAAGCATCATTGTTTACTGCATCACACCCCCTTACACACATATATCCAGAGCCATCCCTATGTAAACAGGTTGTAAAGGACAAAACTAGTTAGACATTGATAGCAGGTGACACAGTCACTGTTTAGCTTTCACCAGAACAAT
The Triticum dicoccoides isolate Atlit2015 ecotype Zavitan chromosome 3A, WEW_v2.0, whole genome shotgun sequence genome window above contains:
- the LOC119270095 gene encoding uncharacterized protein LOC119270095 isoform X1, giving the protein MAGEKAGTGASSSSRPRRSSRNAADGKQIAPRVAADGKKTAIRVAGDGKQSPLRVAAASDGKRMVMGVSVDAASTTLHPIDLRSDVAPAEGRTEVAKFVHNFYCALNFNLLGLYRFYADDAEFVWNFNGRRLNLKTAKEIRSYLYRASTKMKFHASHFDLLSIPGQSSVMLTVYGTIKSADNKPRSFVETFVLDIPGRLILRDSLVVQENALEVPEVSSPKKFQDHTASIMSTNDSQNHCGICNKKWYPLEKDWVCCDRCQMWLHVECDPNCSRDMEKVEKSEYFCPGCTSECKDVLTLSTLKQKSPEPIIVSCAGKEGVYKPIEKMIECRCKICLKNLTPVVMSTNVWEKHTGCRQKNWKKSIKLKGTEKPLFKLLEEIPEGTGISSIASEIQQVSSVDTSDQPAAETSDQPAAETSYQKAAETSELAAVTSDQTSASLSYVMSGNKQSQKSKVCILHDYDRMKSHQDKDTDHKYEKASRISEIMNTLNQDGVLDRTEREPFDSADREIILAIHDPEQLDYVDDLPLTDEEQDAKFSKVAGVSVFSSEGTTEAIYSAAGAVIRGSDLVVEEYYETAFAIIRPPGHHAYKISEGFCFLNNVGIAIQHVVDHHLRYYIVLFIFQNYYSSTNRFTSF
- the LOC119270095 gene encoding uncharacterized protein LOC119270095 isoform X3 encodes the protein MAGEKAGTGASSSSRPRRSSRNAADGKQIAPRVAADGKKTAIRVAGDGKQSPLRVAAASDGKRMVMGVSVDAASTTLHPIDLRSDVAPAEGRTEVAKFVHNFYCALNFNLLGLYRFYADDAEFVWNFNGRRLNLKTAKEIRSYLYRASTKMKFHASHFDLLSIPGQSSVMLTVYGTIKSADNKPRSFVETFVLDIPGRLILRDSLVVQENALEVPEVSSPKKFQDHTASIMSTNDSQNHCGICNKKWYPLEKDWVCCDRCQMWLHVECDPNCSRDMEVEKSEYFCPGCTSECKDVLTLSTLKQKSPEPIIVSCAGKEGVYKPIEKMIECRCKICLKNLTPVVMSTNVWEKHTGCRQKNWKKSIKLKGTEKPLFKLLEEIPEGTGISSIASEIQQVSSVDTSDQPAAETSDQPAAETSYQKAAETSELAAVTSDQTSASLSYVMSGNKQSQKSKVCILHDYDRMKSHQDKDTDHKYEKASRISEIMNTLNQDGVLDRTEREPFDSADREIILAIHDPEQLDYVDDLPLTDEEQDAKFSKVAGVSVFSSEGTTEAIYSAAGAVIRGSDLVVEEYYETAFAIIRPPGHHAYKISEGFCFLNNVGIAIQHVVDHHLRYYIVLFIFQNYYSSTNRFTSF
- the LOC119270095 gene encoding uncharacterized protein LOC119270095 isoform X2, whose amino-acid sequence is MAGEKAGTGASSSSRPRRSSRNAADGKQIAPRVAADGKKTAIRVAGDGKQSPLRVAAASDGKRMVMGVSVDAASTTLHPIDLRSDVAPAEGRTEVAKFVHNFYCALNFNLLGLYRFYADDAEFVWNFNGRRLNLKTAKEIRSYLYRASTKMKFHASHFDLLSIPGQSSVMLTVYGTIKSADNKPRSFVETFVLDIPGRLILRDSLVVQENALEVPEVSSPKKFQDHTASIMSTNDSQNHCGICNKKWYPLEKDWVCCDRCQMWLHVECDPNCSRDMEKVEKSEYFCPGCTSECKDVLTLSTLKQKSPEPIIVSCAGKEGVYKPIEKMIECRCKICLKNLTPVVMSTNVWEKHTGCRQKNWKKSIKLKGTEKPLFKLLEEIPEGTGISSIASEIQQVSSVDTSDQPAAETSDQPAAETSYQKAAETSELAAVTSDQTSASLSYVMSGNKSQKSKVCILHDYDRMKSHQDKDTDHKYEKASRISEIMNTLNQDGVLDRTEREPFDSADREIILAIHDPEQLDYVDDLPLTDEEQDAKFSKVAGVSVFSSEGTTEAIYSAAGAVIRGSDLVVEEYYETAFAIIRPPGHHAYKISEGFCFLNNVGIAIQHVVDHHLRYYIVLFIFQNYYSSTNRFTSF